TGTATATTACCATTATCACTCATTCCCCAGTTAATCCACTCCTTGATATCAGAATCAAGTCTTACCCAAACAAATCTATCCTCCTGAGCTGGATCCATATCTACGACATCATATCTACTATTATAAAATCCCTCATTTTTATTAGAAGGATTCATTGCTGCTATTACCTTAACTTTATCACTTAATATATATCCATTGATTTCTCTATTTAAAATTAAATTCATAAGTTCCTGTGCTACCGCATGATCACATCTATTTAGCTCATCTATAAATAAAATGACATTACGTTTTTCATCATCTTTTAAAACTTTTTGAATTTCCTGTAATTTATTATGGGTTGCATAAATAGTTACCCCATTATCAACTATAGGTAATCCTCCTATTTCTCCTTCTTTCAACAAATTTGCATCTATTGTAACAAGGTAATCTCCATTATCTTTAGCAATCTGCTTAACTAAAGAAGTTTTCCCTACTCCGCTTTCCCCTATTATTAAAGGTACATCATTTGCTGCAACAATTAAATCTACTGTATTTAAACACTCTGAATATTTCAATTTTTCACCTCTATCACAATGTAGAATTCATAATAGCTAGAGTTCTATATAGACAATTATAAATTCTACAATATTGTTCATCTCAAATATATACTAAATTGATAATTTGTAATCCACTAATAATTTTCTAGCCATTTTGCTTCCGTACTCTCTGACAAAATTAATCTTATCCATTTCCAAAATCTCTAATTCTAAAAAGTCTTCAATGTATTTTTTATCAATATCCTTATCTTTAATCTTTTCTTTAAGAACTTCTACAACTAGCTCTACATCAATACTTTCATAAATATATTTTACTACATTTATGTTCTCACTAATAAAAATTTTTATTTCATCTAAATCATAATTAGAAATGTAATTAATTGCTTCTCCATTTTGTTTTATAGCTTTAACTTTTGCCTTTAAACTAGGATTTTTTATATATCTAATTGCCGCATAATAGTTATCTATTGCTGAAAGCTGAACTTTTTCTGAAGGATTTTCTATATATTTAATCGAATCATAATCTTTGGAAACTGCCATAATTTGCAATTCTTCACTTGGATCATTTACATATTGTATGGCCCACCCCTTTGTCCTAACTGCTTCTGCTATAATATCATTACTAGGATTCTTTATAAGTTCCAAAGCATTCCATAAACTTCTAACACACATAATACCAATTTCATTATCAACATCATTGATATACTTTATTGCTAAAGGAGTACTCTTAATAGCTTGTTTTTGAACTTCCTTACTAGGATTCTTTATATATCTGATGTTATTTCCATTAATTTTTACTATGAATAATTCCATTTCTTCATCTACATTCTCTAATTCTGTAATATATTCAGGATTCGTTTTTAACTTCAATAACACTTGTTCTTTATCCATTTCGATCACCTTTTCATTTTATCAATTGCAATGTTCAACTATCAATGATTAATTTTATATGATCACTCATCATTGACAATTTAACATTAAGTATTTATCTTTAATCTCTATATTTTTCTATTTCTCTTTTAACAGAAAAAAGTAAACTATTTAATTCCCAAACTTCACCATCTTCAATTAATTTATTTAATATTTTTTGAAATCTTGACGCTTCTGCTTCTTTACCTAATGAAATTAGTGTAAGCAATGAATTCATTATATTAGAAATTAAATTTGATTTAACTTCAAATAATTTTTGAGCATCTTTAATTTCATCTTTAATTTCTAACATTTCTTCATCTAATCTAAATGCCGCATCCGCAGAACTTTTAAGCTTTTTCTTCAATTCTTCTGGTATATGCTGCTTATACTTATAATTTAAAGAATGTTCGATAGTAGCCCAAAAATTCATTGCCAATGTCCTAATTTGAAATTCTGCTAATATTTCTACTAATCCCTCCGCCATATTTACAGGATATTTAATAATCATATGATAGCTTCTATAGCCACTTTCCTTCACATTTCTTATATAATCTTTTTCATAAAGAATTTGCATATCTTTACGACCTCTTAATATTTCTACGACAGTATCTATATCGTCAACAAATTGACACATTATTCTTATACCTGCGATATCTTCAAGCTCATACCTAATTCTATCTATTGGTATTTCAAATTTGTTTGCCTTTTCTAACATACTTGATACTTCTTTAACTCTTCCAGTTACAAATTCTATAGGTGAATATTCATTTTTTCTTCTATATTCTTTTCTAATTGATTTTAATTTTACTTTTAATTCATCAACTGCTTGCTCATAAGGCATCAAAAAAACCTTCCAATCGTTCATTGCCATTAGTCTCACCCTTTAATAATATGATTTCTCAATATTGTCCTTCTATATTATATCAAAAAGTTTAAATTAAGTGTTAATAATCTAAATAAACATCAAAAAATTAACATAACCTCTTTATCAATTATTTTAATATGATATAATTTATCTATAATAAAATTATAAATCAATGTAGTTTTAATGAGGGGACAAAAAAATGAACGACACTAACATACTAAATCATTTATTTGATAAAAATATAATTTGTCCAGTTTGTGATGCACATTTTAAGGCTAAAACTGTAAAATCTAAATCACCAAGAATTTCTTCTAGAGATTCAGATTTTTTTATACGGTATTCACCAGTTGTAAATCCGTATTTTTACGATGTTTTAATTTGCAATTCTTGTGGTTATGCTGCTATGAGATCAGACTTTGATAATATTAAAACTCACAAGAAGGAACTAGTCTTTAGCAATGTAACTCCAAAATGGAAACCTAGAGTATATCCTGATATTTTGGATGAAAAATTAGCAATTGAGCGTTATAAATTAGCCCTATTAAACGCTGTACTACTTGATCTACAAGATAGTACAAAAGCTATGCTTTCATTAAAAATAGCTTGGATGTATAGATTACTAAATGATAGTAATCAAGAGAAAACATTTTTAACTCAGGCCCTTGATGGGTTTAATGATGCATATTCAAAAGAACTTTTTCCTATCTATGGTTTACAAAGAGATGCTTTTATGTACATGCTTGGTGAATTGAATAGAAAATTAGGAAATACTCAAAATGCATTATTATGGTATTCAAAAACCATTGTCAGCGTAAATTCATCTAATAGAATTAAAGAATTAGCACGTATTGGGAAAGACTTAATAAAAAATGAAAATATTTAAAACTTTTTTTACTTACAAGGGGGAAATATGTCATGAAAATTTTTAAAAATAGTACTACTAATACTTCTAACATTTCTGAACCTTCAAAAAATGAAATCAGTAACAATACTGATATAATTACAAAAGATTTAAGTAATGAATTAGGTGATTTAAAAGCAAAAGCTGATGTAATAAATGATTCTCTTAAAAGTATTTCATCTACCGCATCGTCATTAATATCTTCTGCAGACTCTCAAAACAGAGAATTGCTAAATACACAAAATACATTAAACAGCTTTAGTTCAAATATGGAAAATTTAGCAATTGATATTACAAATGTTCATATCAAGGTATTAGATACAGATAAGTTAGCTGATACTGGATTAGATACAATCGGAAATTTAGATACATCATTGACAGACCTTGAAGAAGCATTCACAGTATCTACTTCAACTGTAAATGCCTTAGTATCAAAATTAGAATCCGTAAACATTATAACTGACTCTATAAGTCAAATAGCAAGTCAAACTAACCTTTTATCACTTAATGCAGCTATTGAAGCTGCTAGAGCTGGTGAAGCTGGTAAAGGTTTCTCTGTTGTAGCAGGTGAAGTTAGAAAACTAGCTGAAAATTCAAAACTTGCAGTACAAAGTATAACTAGTATATTAGACGAAATTAAGGTAGATATTTTAAAAGCTTCTAATGCAATGAACTCTGGTAATTCTGCTTTGACTACTCAACATAATTCTTTACAAGACGCAAAAAGCAGTTTTTCAGAAATAAAAACATCAATTGAAGAAGCAACTGATGAAATCACTACCTGCATCGAACATTTAACAACAGCTTCCATGGAAAAAGACACTGTTATTTCAACTGTTGATAATATTATCAACACTTTCCAAGAAAGTGAAAGCTTATCTAAGGAAATTGCTTCACATGTTCGCACGCAAGAAAATGCTATCGAGGATTTAAATAATTCGGTAAAAAAATTATTATAATGTAAAAAATGAGATATATCACAAACTATTGTGATATATCTCATTTTTATTATTTTAGTAATAACTTATCATTTTTAATAATTAGTACATATATATTAAACACTTGAACTTATAACTTTATAGTATTCTTTTAGGATTAAAATCAAGGTAATCTGCTGATGATAATATATATTCCACACCATCAAAATATCCATCTAATACTTTTCCTAGTAATATAGGGCCATGAAGGTGTCCATATATAACTTTTTTAACTTTATATTCCTTAATTATTTTTGTAAATTCGGATTCTTCAAATTTATCATTTACTGGAGGATAATGAAGCATAACTATTATATTTTCGTATCCATTTTTTTTAGCAGCATCTAGAGAAATCTTCAATCTTATTTGCTCTCTATTGTATATTTTTTCGTCCTTTTCACTGTATTTATCTCCGCTAGGACAAACCCACCCTCTAGTACCACATATAGCATAATCCTCATAGATATAATAATTATTTTGAATAAATTTAGTATTTTCATACATATTATTTAATTTTGAAATACTTCCCCACCAATAATCATGGTTCCCTTTACTTATGATTTTTTTACCAGGCAATTCATTTATCCAATCTAAATCATATTTACTATCTTGCTCTTTCAATGACCAAGATATATCTCCTGCAATAAGTACCATATCTCTTTCTGTAACTTTATCAATCCAATTTTCTTTTATTTTTTTGCAATGATCTTTCCACTTATCACCAAATATATCCATTGGTTTTTCAACATTAAACCCTAGGTGTAAGTCTGAAATGGTATAAAGTGCCACTTAATCCTCACCTTTCTGTCATCTTGAGCATATATAAAGCAAACTCTTATAAGCCCTTCTTATCTCTTCTTATCCAAATCTGTAATAAATGCTATTACATGTGCCACTGCTTCATATAATTCTGTTGGAATTTCATCTCCAATATCAACGTTGCATAATAAATCAGTCAGTTCTTTATTATACACTATCGGAACTTCATTATCTTTTGCAGTTTCTAGTATTTTATCAGCTATATGCCCCATTCCTGCTGCTGTTACTATTGGAGCGTCACTATTAAATTCATATTTTAATGCTGCTGCCTTTTTCCTCTGATTCATTTTTGTACACTCCCACCTAATTATTCAATCAATTCTGTAATGCACAATTAAAGATGAATCAACTCGACTTTATTAGCCATTTATATTTGGAGAATCTTTTATTGTACATGATAGTAGCTTATTACAAACTTTAAAGTGTCAAGAATTAATATATACTAATTATACCTTAATATCAATAGCAGAAATAGTTAAATCATTAAAGAAATTTCTGCAGTTAACTAAATCTACAGGTTTTTCTTTGGTCGATACATGAATATTCACAAATAATCCAAGTGTAGACAACCCATCAGCCAATTTATATTTATTATTATTTATAACAGACGTAAATTCATTTTCACATTTTAAATTAACATCGATTTTATTATTTCTAATAGTTAAATATCCATCTACATCCCCTAAATGTGCAGTTTTAACACTTACAATCATTTTTGCATTAGTAGAATCAATTTTTTTGCCATCTTTTCTGTTATCTTTTATTATTAATTTGCATGGATATTCTTGAAAATTAGCAGTTATAGGCACATTCACATAATAATATTCATCACTAACCGAATTAAATACTTTGATGTCACTGATATTTGCTTTTAATAAATTCATTACCTTCTCATATCCATCTTGTTTTAATTCTGTTTTATCGATTAAATCCTTAACTATGTCTCTTATGTTATTAATCTTATCCTTCATTTCATATACTATTCCATCTTTACCACTTGAATTACTTTTTAACAAAAACTCCTGATTGTTTAATTTACTTACTACATCTTTCATAGCATTATTTTCTACTTCTTTTGGTTGAATAGTATTTGGCATATTTCCTTGATTGTCATCTTTTCTATTTACTAATTCAGTAATTTTCTTATACTCATCATCTGTTAACTTTACTTCTCTACCCTCAATATTACTTAATAAATTTTCTAATTTTGATTTATTAGTTGATTCAATAAGTTTTTCAGCTTGAGTCTTAGGTGTATTATCTGCAATAATATTATCTCCAATTGTATCTTTAATTAATTTTACTATTTCCTTATCATCCAACTTTTCTATTAATGATGTAGGAATATTGCTTTTTTCTGTATTAAGATTAACATTTTCATTTCCAGCTCTTTTTTGAATTAAATCTAATTCACTATCTTCACTTCCTGTTAATGTTCTTAAAACATCTAATACATTTATTTTTTTAGTTAACGGATCATTTTCATTGTAAATTTTTGATGCAAATGCTGTATGAGAATCTACCGTACTTCTAACTACTTCAGAGCCTTTATCAAATAATTTACCATTTATAAAAGATTCATTAATCTTATTTTCTTTTGTTTTATCTGAAAACTCTAAGGAATTCAATGAATTGCTAATTCTCTTAAGAATTTGTTCAATTGTAGCATCTCCTTTAAATACCTTATTAAAACTATTTATATTTTCTTCTGAAAAATCCAAGTTATTTTCTATAAAAGCAAGTATATCCCCAGAAGACATTTTTTTAAATTCGTCAAAAAACTTAGTTAGCACTTCCTTAACAGCTTGCCCCTCAGAACTATCAACAGCTATTCCTTTACTTTGTAGGTATGTTTTAATAAACGAATCTATTTCTTTAGGATTGGCATTAACTTTTTCATTAAATTGAATTAAGCCTTTTATTTCATTTATATTCTCTCTAGTTAAAGATATATTATGTTTAACCATGTTTTTCAAAATATCAATATCATCTTTTGAAAGTCCTTCTTTCTCAATAACTTCTTGGAAGTTCTCGTCTCCACTTACTTCATCATCTACAGTATCTTGTACCAATTTTAATTTTAATTTCCCATTTTCAAAGCCATCTACTTGAAACTTTACTAATTTTAAATCGTCTAAATCAACATTTCCATTAAGCTCTGCAATAAATTGCCATCCATCTGATAATCTTATTGTTATGTCTTTTCCGTTTCCTTTATCAACAACTCTTCCTGTAAAACGCTCTCCTACTTCAAAAGTTAGTTTGCTAGAAATTTTCTTAGTATTTGTATTATATCCATTATTTATATTCCAAATTCCTGGCATATCTTTTTCTCCCCTACTAATTATTACTTCCACTTTATTCTATTATAATTATCGTACGAAAAAAGCACAAATTAACTACGTTTAAAAGTTAATCTTATTGAATATTTATATAAATTTATATTTTATGTATTTAGTTATAAGACATATTCTCATTATATATGTTACAATTGTCAATCTTCAATTATTTAAAACACTTTTGCTTATTTTTAAATTTTAATTGTATTGTAACATACATAACTCCTATCATTAGTCTATTTATAATCTTTTGCTTCTTCTTCCCCATCTAGTACTCTAGTTACTCCTTCAGCTAATGCAAGCATTTCATCTTCTCCTGGGTAGATTACTATAGGTGCTATAAATCTTACCTTTTCACTAATAAAATTTACGATAGGTTTTCCATAAGCCATACCACCAGTTAAAATAATGGCATCTACCTTTCCATTAAGAACTACTGCAGCTGCACCTATATCTTTAGCAACTTGATATCCCATAGCATCGTGAACTAGCTTTGCTTTTTCATCTCCATCTAATGCAGCATTTTCTACGATTCTTGCATCATTTGTATTAAGATAAGCTACAAAGCCACCTTTACCTGTTATTTTCTTTAGTATTTCTTCTAGCGTATATCTGCCACTAAAACACATTCTAGCTAAATCGCCAGCTGGAACACCTCCACTTCTTTCTGGTGAAAATGCTCCTTCACCATCAAGAGCATTATTTACATCAATTATTCTTCCTCTTTTATGTGCTCCTACTGAAACTCCTCCACCCATATGCGCCACAATAACATTAATATCTTCATAATTCAAACCAGATTCCTTTGCATATTTTTTAGCTACTGCCTTTTGATTTAGTGCATGAAAAATGCTTTTTCTTGGCAACTCTGGAATGCCTGATAATCTTGCTATATCATCCATTTCATCAACAACTACTGGATCAACTATAAATGCAGTTTTCCCAATAGAATTTGCAATTTCATTTGCTATAATAGCACCAAGATTAGATGCATGCTCGCCTCTTATACTTTCTTTTAAATCCTTTAACATATTTTCATTTACTCTATATGTTCCACTCAAAATTGGCTTTAAAAGCCCTCCTCTACCTACTATCGCATCTAAATTCTGTATATCTATTTTGTTATTTTCTAATGTTTTTAATATTACTTCTGTTCTAAAGTTTTGTTGATCAAAAATATGTTCAAACTTTCCAATTTCTTCTGCAGAATGTCTTAATGTTTCTCCAAAAATCTCTCTTCCACCATTATACACAGATATTTTTGTTGATGTAGATCCTGGATTTATTATCAATAATTTATAACTCACATATTTTCCTCCTTTAAATTTTATATTATAAATATTCCCATATGTATATATAATTAAACATTTCAAAATTAAAAAGCATATTATATTGTAAGAGAAATTTTATATATACAATTTCCAATCCTTTGAAATAAAAAAAGGCTACGCCAACAAAATTGGTTTCGCCAATTAAATAAATAATTAATTATTAATAACTCACCTTATTAAACGCCTTACTTATATCCCTTCTCTTTATCCAAAGCTTCATCTTTAATTTCTTTTCTCATAGCCTCTAGAGCTTCCTCTCTTCTTTCATTCTTTTCTTCTAATGTTTGCTTCATTTTAGAGTCATCTGTTTTAGCTATCATTTCATCGGCAAGTTCACAATTTAAAATTGTTTTATCAATATTATATTGAATTCTATCCACATTGTCTCTTCTATCATCTGGTTTGTTCTTCATAATATCATATCTCCTTTTCTACTGTAATTTTGTTTTTTAATTTGAAACTACAAGAAATTATATTTTCATAGTCATGAACTTTTCTTTTGTATTATGCTCAAACAAATAATTTATTATGTAGAATCATTTAATTTTCAATTACATTTATTTGCCACACATTAATAAGTTTACGAGTGTAATACTAATACAGTTAGGAGGTGATGATTATGAATGGAAATTTAGCCCCACATGAAGCAATTGAGGTCAGAGAATACATAAGTCAAGAGATGTTAGATATAAAAAAAATTAGTGCGAGCATAAATATGGTTAATGATGCTGAATTAAAAAATTATATGCAGGATTCAATAGCATCAAAAAAAACTGCTTTGCAAAACATACAGTCCTCATTATCTTAAAAATATTTTTAAATAGAAAGGAGTAATTCTAAATGCCACAAAATAGTACTACCTTAACAGAAAAGGACATTGCACTTGACTTAATTACAAGTTCAAAGACAACAATAACAACCTTATCTAAAACATTAACAGAAGCAACAAATCCACAACTAAGGGAAACTCTAAAAAACCAACTCACTGCTTGTGTCAACTCTCATTACAGACTTTCAGATATATCAATTAATAAAGGTTGGTACAATGCTCATCTAGATGCAGAGCAGCAATTACAACAAGATTTATCAACTATCAACTCTATTACTCAATAATTATCACATATATTACATCGGAGGTGAACTCATGAATAACAAAAATAACCTAGCACCCCATGAAATGCTTGAATTAAGAGAATTAATGGATTCAAATATTGTTGGTGTAAAAAAATTACAGGCTAATATGAAGATGATTGAAGATGATGAATTAAAATCTTTTATGGAACATTGTCTAGATAGCAAAAAAGAAAATATAAATTCTGTTCAAAATTTCATTGAAAGCAATTTTAATATTTAATATAATAGGAGGTTTCCACTATGTCTTTTTTAGATAACTTATTTGGAAATGATAATGCC
The window above is part of the Clostridium saccharoperbutylacetonicum N1-4(HMT) genome. Proteins encoded here:
- a CDS encoding DUF2225 domain-containing protein, with protein sequence MNDTNILNHLFDKNIICPVCDAHFKAKTVKSKSPRISSRDSDFFIRYSPVVNPYFYDVLICNSCGYAAMRSDFDNIKTHKKELVFSNVTPKWKPRVYPDILDEKLAIERYKLALLNAVLLDLQDSTKAMLSLKIAWMYRLLNDSNQEKTFLTQALDGFNDAYSKELFPIYGLQRDAFMYMLGELNRKLGNTQNALLWYSKTIVSVNSSNRIKELARIGKDLIKNENI
- a CDS encoding methyl-accepting chemotaxis protein, with amino-acid sequence MKIFKNSTTNTSNISEPSKNEISNNTDIITKDLSNELGDLKAKADVINDSLKSISSTASSLISSADSQNRELLNTQNTLNSFSSNMENLAIDITNVHIKVLDTDKLADTGLDTIGNLDTSLTDLEEAFTVSTSTVNALVSKLESVNIITDSISQIASQTNLLSLNAAIEAARAGEAGKGFSVVAGEVRKLAENSKLAVQSITSILDEIKVDILKASNAMNSGNSALTTQHNSLQDAKSSFSEIKTSIEEATDEITTCIEHLTTASMEKDTVISTVDNIINTFQESESLSKEIASHVRTQENAIEDLNNSVKKLL
- the buk gene encoding butyrate kinase, whose product is MSYKLLIINPGSTSTKISVYNGGREIFGETLRHSAEEIGKFEHIFDQQNFRTEVILKTLENNKIDIQNLDAIVGRGGLLKPILSGTYRVNENMLKDLKESIRGEHASNLGAIIANEIANSIGKTAFIVDPVVVDEMDDIARLSGIPELPRKSIFHALNQKAVAKKYAKESGLNYEDINVIVAHMGGGVSVGAHKRGRIIDVNNALDGEGAFSPERSGGVPAGDLARMCFSGRYTLEEILKKITGKGGFVAYLNTNDARIVENAALDGDEKAKLVHDAMGYQVAKDIGAAAVVLNGKVDAIILTGGMAYGKPIVNFISEKVRFIAPIVIYPGEDEMLALAEGVTRVLDGEEEAKDYK
- a CDS encoding AAA family ATPase, translating into MKYSECLNTVDLIVAANDVPLIIGESGVGKTSLVKQIAKDNGDYLVTIDANLLKEGEIGGLPIVDNGVTIYATHNKLQEIQKVLKDDEKRNVILFIDELNRCDHAVAQELMNLILNREINGYILSDKVKVIAAMNPSNKNEGFYNSRYDVVDMDPAQEDRFVWVRLDSDIKEWINWGMSDNGNIHEHIIEFLSTFPEYLHTPDSEETIKATPRSWERVSKAYNIYLRNKEKYSFDTFFNVVKGNIGIDIGNDFSSFLTNLKKPLISVEDIFNNEVLNFELKDRIEKESHSRLYIVVKNSLKYLEVHNIEKNLKLFSEFLNLYPRDLRLGIMKEIKRDYSKTVYKQLLETEEFLDSFFNIFN
- a CDS encoding EscU/YscU/HrcU family type III secretion system export apparatus switch protein; the protein is MNQRKKAAALKYEFNSDAPIVTAAGMGHIADKILETAKDNEVPIVYNKELTDLLCNVDIGDEIPTELYEAVAHVIAFITDLDKKR
- a CDS encoding spore coat protein, yielding MPQNSTTLTEKDIALDLITSSKTTITTLSKTLTEATNPQLRETLKNQLTACVNSHYRLSDISINKGWYNAHLDAEQQLQQDLSTINSITQ
- the tlp gene encoding small acid-soluble spore protein Tlp yields the protein MKNKPDDRRDNVDRIQYNIDKTILNCELADEMIAKTDDSKMKQTLEEKNERREEALEAMRKEIKDEALDKEKGYK
- a CDS encoding GTP pyrophosphokinase, with the translated sequence MAMNDWKVFLMPYEQAVDELKVKLKSIRKEYRRKNEYSPIEFVTGRVKEVSSMLEKANKFEIPIDRIRYELEDIAGIRIMCQFVDDIDTVVEILRGRKDMQILYEKDYIRNVKESGYRSYHMIIKYPVNMAEGLVEILAEFQIRTLAMNFWATIEHSLNYKYKQHIPEELKKKLKSSADAAFRLDEEMLEIKDEIKDAQKLFEVKSNLISNIMNSLLTLISLGKEAEASRFQKILNKLIEDGEVWELNSLLFSVKREIEKYRD
- a CDS encoding metallophosphoesterase — translated: MALYTISDLHLGFNVEKPMDIFGDKWKDHCKKIKENWIDKVTERDMVLIAGDISWSLKEQDSKYDLDWINELPGKKIISKGNHDYWWGSISKLNNMYENTKFIQNNYYIYEDYAICGTRGWVCPSGDKYSEKDEKIYNREQIRLKISLDAAKKNGYENIIVMLHYPPVNDKFEESEFTKIIKEYKVKKVIYGHLHGPILLGKVLDGYFDGVEYILSSADYLDFNPKRIL